The Schistocerca piceifrons isolate TAMUIC-IGC-003096 unplaced genomic scaffold, iqSchPice1.1 HiC_scaffold_2302, whole genome shotgun sequence nucleotide sequence ggtttcaatgtattgtggtgtgtctgactttccctttttattctcgtggtcggcaaGCCACTGTAATTTCctttcatgttttactcccttCTGTTTCTAGCTTCTCTCttttcttgttctcttttgttCTTTTTAATATTCGTTGCCTTCCCTTTGTTCTTgtagcttttcttttctttccattttgtgttatatgtttcgtccattttattctcacccttgtggcattgttttattaggaacaaataagtgaccttgtagtttggtcccttatccCACCTGTAAATCAACTATCATCTGTCTCATACGTATTCACACCATATGGAATAGTTCTGTTTCATTACggctgctctcccaaggctgttagtagttacGACAAGATGATGTCCATTCCATGAaccttgttttgactcagatcCTTCAGGTCCTTgatgtatcatatctcccatctcatttttgtccacatcctcttccatatctataacattgccctcaggtTGACGTCCTATGTACAGATCGTCTATATACTCTCAgctttttcttcattatttaaaaATTGCTGTCTAtctcagttcttgatattcatacttctGCTTCTGTTACCTCCTAAGGCCTCTTCAGTTTCCCCTAGTGACATCTCCTTCTGGATCCTTAAATTTGGACTGTAGCCTTTCTTGCTTAGCAATTTGTTACTGCCTGTCACTCATTGACTTTTATTcacttttgcatgcttcatttgctgcatttttatattttttcaacaaCTGAATTCTGATCTCCTGTGTTGTCAAATGATTTCTACTGAGCCTTTTCTTTTCACGTAATTGGTCCTCTTCTGCCTTCATAATTCcagctctcaaagctacctattgcTCTGCTACTGCGGTAATGGGCAATATCATTGGCTTTGGGGCCATTCTTGTGTAGGCAGAGGTAAGCAGAGGGTCACAGTTCTTAAATGATAGCATGCAATAGTTTAATTTGCATTTCAAGAAAGTTATAAATTGTTACAAAAAATTCTGACTTTATTGGCAGGCCTCACAAAAACCACTGGTGGGCTGCTAGCCcacacttgtcttattgtgttcctTTTCTCCTTGTATTGTCAGTCATTGCATAATGCTCCCTCCATTACTTGcagcaacctctggctctttcagcttATTCAGGTAATATGTCCTCCTACCTTTTTGACATTGCTTAAATTTTAATCTACAATATATAACCAGTACATCATGATCATTCTGCATTGCACCTTGATATATCTTTGAATTTGGACGCAGATTTCTAATTCTCTTCTCCCAAAatcgtataatcaatctgaaaccttgtgGTGGCTGCAGATCTTCTATGTgtgtaaccttctttcatgattctttaaccaagtgttactgatgattaaattgttctgtgcaaaattgtaccaggcagcttcctctttcattccttttcccagtcCACATTCCTCTTCTATAtgtcctctttcttttcctactattgaatttccAACCCCTGTCACaattaaatttctgtgttcattaactATCCAAATATTGTATTTTGTCTCACCACATTCAATTTCTCAATATGCAGAGCCAGCTGTATTGTAAACTTGTACCACAGCTGTGGGATTTGGCTTCAcatatcttggctgcaataatgttaCAGTGTTGTTCTTAGTAGCTTACTTGCATTGTTATTTTCTTGATCATTATTACACCTATTCTTGCATTACTACTATTTAGTTCCTTTCCACAGCCCTATATTCACTTAACCAGAAATTTTGTTCCTCCTACCATCAAACTACTCTAATTCCCAtgacatctaacttcaacctgtacATTTCCCTTTATACATTTTCTAGGGTCCCTGACAGATTAAATGATACAATTTACCAGCTCAGACTTGTATgattccagttttgtttctcctgatatggCAACAAACTCCTGAGTGGTCCTTACCTGGAAATCCAAATGGGGGATCATTTTTAGCTCTGGAGTCTCTTCCTAAAGAGGATaccatcatttaaccaaacagtagagctgcatgtccttgaTAGATAATGGCTGTGGTTTCCTCTTGCTTTGAGATGTTTGCTGTATCAGCACAGAAAAACCATTTAAGTTGTCACAAGGCCACATCAGTTACTTATAGTGGCTTATTTATgtgctactgaaaaggatgctgtgCCCTTTTAAGGAACTACACTTTTGACTAGTCCCACAAGAAATACTCCTTCTTTATGGTGGCATCTATGACTCAGTATCACTAATGCATGGAAAATCCCAAAGAAAATGCACCTGGTGACTCTTGAAATGGATGTAAGTCCCCCCACATGCACACGCATACATGTTCGTAAGTTCATGCAACCTGACACAATAGTCTTTTGCTCATGCCTGTCAgcagctcaacatgtcatctttatggtgagtataaatctattattttcataatattgttaatattccaacctGGGTTTTCTATTGTTTAATTTGCGccattttcattccatgattaaaaaCCCTTTGTCCCTCTTTCACGTGTATTATAGTTGTCTTACATTTGTGCCTAAATTTTGACAGTAACTTTAAATTGATCTTTCTTCCTGACAACCAGGACCCACAATACCAGTTATGGAGGAGACTGGTGTTCACAGGGGACGACAAGAAGAAAGAGAAGCACTAATGGTGAGTTTCATTAGCAGCATACGAGTACcccctcccccctgcgggtccggggtaagaataggcccgaggtattcctgcctggcgtaagaggcgactaaaaggagtttcaaccatttcggccttccatgtgatggtcccccatggggtttgacttccatttttcaaaattctacagaagtacgagccttttggggaaggacgccttacgtggtgtaccctGGTCCTctgtgcactaagaccttggcactcagcgttGTAACagtgttgtaaccatacccactattcctcaaattgggcctaaacgcctgatgggttatacaagttacgcccatagtgcgtccccatctgcacctacgatcatgatggactttccatggcacccgaaatccagcacggtagccaggcTGTTatggtggggtcatcatgtaccctctaggttgtagccccttgacaacacagggattgtactGCTGAtaactgagctgcaccctccccacgtcggccaaggcgtagatgcctgtctccttggggcatcaggacactgggcaacggtcatcctgccaggtggcccttgctgaggctggctgGCAACATTTAAAACAAGATGCCATTTTCTTGCACCAGCTCAAAATCTTGTCATGATGAAACTGAAGATTGTCACTTATGTCACACTGTACTtcattacaatgaggtgacaattcatgggatagtgatatgcatgtatgaagatggcggtagtattgcttatgcagggtataaaaggccagtgcattggctgagctgagctgagctgagctgtcgTTTTTGCTCAAGTGGTTCATGTGAAATGGTATAAGGCGTGATTGTGAGCATGACAGTAAGAGACTTCAAACACTGattgcagttggagctagacatgcgagtcattccattttggaaatcatttagGGATTCGACATTAAAAGATAGTGTCAAGAGCACGCTGAAATACCAGGTTTCAGGCTTTATCTTGCACCGTGGACAACATGGCAAACTGCCTTCACTTAATGAGAGAGCAGCACAGAGTTGTCATTGCTGGCACAGgccacactgtgtgaaataactgcagaaatcaatgtgggatgtgtgACAAATGCATCCATTAGGACATTAATTAGCTATGCCAGCAGATTACTGATTAGGACATGTTTGCTAACAGCATGGTGTGGCCTGCAGCACccctcctgggctagtgaccatataAGTTGCACACTAGATAATTGGAAatctgtggtctggtcagatgagtccagaattCAGTTGGTAATAGCATATGGTAGGATTATTATGTGATGCAGACTCCACAaatccatggatccaagttgtcaactaggAACTGTGAAAGCTCATGGTGGCTCCATGATAGTAgaatgggttctctggtccaactgaaccgattattgattgGAGATGGttttgtttggctacttggagaccatctgcagtcatttatggacttcatattccaatacaataatagaatttttatggatgacagtgtgccatgttaaACATTTTGGTCAGTTTTAATGAAGGATTTTTCCACCCATATTGTCAGACATGAACccccattgaacatttattgggCATAGAGAGGTCATTTCATGCCTAAAATCTTGCACTGGTAACCCTTAgatttatggatggctatagaagaaacatggctcagtatttctgcaggggtttctaatgacttgttgaatgatgctatgttgagttgctgcactagacCAGACAAAGTAAGTCTGACGCAACAGTAGGAGtaatcccatgacatttgtcatgtTACAGCTaaatgcatcacctgcaaaaatgaGAGATCACTGCTAGTAaagtctacaaggtcattaatataaaaacaGAGCCCCAACTAACTTCCCTGTGCCACACCCAAAGTTACCTCAACATCTGTTCATGACACAAGCCATGTCGTCCCTCCAAAAGGAGTTAATCCAGTCAAATCTTTTGCATGATATCCCCTAATGATTGTACTTTGGTAACAATCAGATGCAAGTTAAGGTTCAGGTGAGTGTTATCAGAATGTGTGTGATTGACATGGAGATCATTCTGCTAGgggtacctcattatatttgagctgagaatatgttttaacattctacaacaaatcaatgtcatgaATATTGGACATAAGTTTTGTGGACCAATTCTACTACCCTTCTTCTAGACAGGTGTGACATAGACTTCTGGGCACTGTTTTTTCTTCCTGGAGTCTATGATTGATGATAGTAAAGAGGGGCTAATTCGGCTCCAAATTCAATATAGTATCATCAATGGATTCCACTGGGCCTggagcttcattcagttttaataaTGTAAGCTCttactcaacaccactgacaccagTACTTAATTCCCTCATCTTTTTATTGGTAAGTGGACAATGATTCTTTCCAGATCAAATTTTCCTTTTTGTTGTATTCTTGACACTCAAATTAAATTTAACTTTTCCAAAAATAACTCACTGCACCAGTGACCCAAATCACTGCCTTGAGTTACATATAACCCAGAGGCTCAGTTCAGAAGAAAAAGCTTTGATTCATGTGGAAGACATCAGAGGACTCAATTAtttgtcaaagaaaattttttgaaatgggAATTTTGCAGCCAAGTGTGATATATCCTGGAAGAAGATCCATCATATCTACTGTCATCTCAACACACAGCTTTTCATCGCCAACTTTTGCAGTTCAGTGGGCAGTCGTTTTGCTGGTTTGTCTCCTCAGAATGGGACTGGCTGCTCATGTCACACACCAACTTACCTAATAACCAGTGTTCAGCTTCCTGTGTCAGAATGAAAACTGTAAACTTTCATGAAGGATGAATGCCTGTGAGTTCCTGGTGATCAGAGTGGGCTGTTTGAATGTGTGTCAAAATTACAGTTGCGAAAACTCTCTCTACTGCATGAGCTGAGGTGCCCTGACCACCCAAATCTCCCTGTTGTGCACTAGGCCCTCCTCTCTGTATTGTAATTACTGCCTCTGCATTTCTGTGATAACTGGCAGTTCTTTCCTCTATAATCATATAATACTCTTCTGTGCTGAATTCTTACAGAGCATGTTTTGCAAGTTCATACCACCAAAAGTTTGTACACCATTAAGATTTGTAGTGTGGCATATTAGACTGGTCAAGGGTAATTTTTAATTCCAGAATGGTGTTGCGTGTTGCTGAACTACAGATTACTTGTACTGACAGTATGTTCAGTTAGATAGCTGCCATCCCCTCTTACTCATCATGGTCACACTGACATTGTACATGAAGTGACTCACAATTCCTCTTTATATCCTGAAGACCTAGGTAAGGACATGATAGATGAGCACTCTACTCCCAAACATACTCGTGTACCACTCGTGACTCTAATCCTTCAGTCACTTGTTAAGGAATGTTCCCAGTATTACCACAGACAGGACAACTTAACTGCATTCCTAGTCTTGGCTCTGGCATCTTCTCTCTTTCCCAAAGTGGAAACTTGCCACCTGACATATTAAGTAACCTGGTCCATTGTTATGCCATACTTCCTCCCAGTCCCTTTCCACATCAATCATCTGCCTGTGGAAGAACCAAATGCAAGGCTAGCCATATGCAGCAATACAACTGATAATATTACAGCTCCTTTAGAGGAATTTACCATGCTTTAGAGTCATATCTCACCCTATCAGAGGCAGGGCCATCCATAAAATCAAAATGTATTCCAGCTCTACTGTAACTTCTGTATGATATTTTACCTGAACTGGCACATGATGACCATCTCAAATCGCAGTGAAGAGCACAATTGACTACCCATGGGCAGACTATGCTGCCAAGAAAGAGATGCTCAGCTACTACATGGCTTCACGACCCACAGCATATGGGTTCCCAGAATTCAGACTTcaccactgccattgtctccaATATCAGATTATCTGATTGAAGTTCATGGGAGTTGCCTTATATCATACCTTTGTCCCACAAGCCTCAATCATCACTTGCTCCTGTCCCATGCACACAGACATATCCACCCCTGCcctgtttcttgtatttcattctctTCACTTAAACTTTCTCTCCAACTTCGTCCTTCCATTTTCTGCCCCCCCACCACACTTTGTCCCATCACACTCATCCACACTAAGCTGTGTACCACATGCGACTTCCCCACTCTGCCAATGGCTGGAGCACATATGGGCTGTTCCATTTCGATTTGGAAAACAGGAAACATTATTTTTTGTGAGAGTTCATTTTAGTGTAACCTAACATGGACATTGAGTTAATCTTCTACAAACTCACAGCTGTCATAAGTAGCCACTTTGTTTCTTTGAATCACAGTtactataataaaataaaaacacataatTCTAAGACTTCTCTGAACCTGTTTCAAGTGAAATTCTCAAACACAATTCAAAATGAAAGTAATATTGTATAGTTTTGGTATTTTTGTGCTAGTTAAAGAACTTACGTAAATTTAATTTTCAATACAGTTGATCTTTTCTGAAAACGAGATTTAACTTGGAATAAAAAGTACTTTGTGCCATTCAGCATTGATATAAAAAAAGTATTACTGAACATTTTGTGGTACCTTCAATGGAGAGTTACAGGAaccataaaaaaaaatttgaaatagatGCAAAACCTTATGGTTGCGCTATGCCATATTACAAAACACCCATGAATCATGATGCCATTGTTGATAGACTGCTAAACGTTTCACAGTGTGAAGATGCTGACAACTGGGATGCTATGACCAAGAATAAAAGACTGTTTTTGTTCCCATGAACCAAGGCTGGGCAGGATGAGCAGGAAAGAAAGGAAAGTCAGGGAGTACACGACCATGGacaaactgacctacactgaggctaagagaaaatttgaacacctgctTCCTGTACATATGGCATTGTCTTAAGCCACCAGTACAACAGTTCTGGCATGATCGGCTCCgacaacccaggtcacctctcagagccggaagactacacctgcccctgcGATGGTGGGAGAATTTTCTTCCCTGTtgatcctgcaccacctactttaggagcaacaccacccccccccccccctcccaaccatcggggacatctgtCCCCAattctaagccagagaagtgtaagtcttcttcagttCCTTTCGCTAGGATGGGGTCctgtgggtcactcccttcccagctttcttctagtgggaaagatgacacccacaaGTGGCTGAAAAGCCCAAAAGCAGCAGGTCATATGgcttcagtcccagagactgagccagtgaagtcctcccgaCCAGaggaacccaaggagcagtgagagaattCCAACAAGAAGCCTCCTAAtgccaaggaaattgcagtggcacccacaccatcgCTACCTACAAGTTGTGTGACTGAGGATGGGATGGAAAATTTcggtgtctgctgaggacctagatctcgccatacCCTCACACTACAGATATAGACTGTGCCGGctataaatcggtggcagcaggtgactgtgaggcgtaaactgcctcataaAATGTTGCTTCCCTGTctcatgtcatcctccagtggaattgcggcagttttttcaacCGGATGGCTGAGCTATGgtgactgttaagctttacacctgctatctacattgccctccaggaaaacgtggttcccagcaatgtggacgcCTGTACCaagtggctataagggatattaaaaGAACTGTAGCAACTGTAATACTGTCTGGTGGAGTTTGCGTCTGTCCTAAACTCAttctgtagtgacactgtgcccctttACACCCCTCTTGAAGCTACGGCTGTCAGAATGACGACGACACAGGAAATACCTATCTGtaatatatatcttcctccagaaggtgcagtacccttgaatgcatgagctgcacTGATTgaacaactccctaaacctttcctacttttgggagattttaatgccaataaCCACTTGTCAGGTGGTACCAAGATTACTggtcgaggcagagatgtcgaaacttcactgtcgcaattcgacctctgcctcttaaatactgggaccaccacacatttcagtgtgcctcatgttagttactcggccattgacttATCAATTTGGAGcctaggacttctcccatctatccactggagagcgtATGtcgacctatgtggtagtgaccacttccccatcttcctgtcactgccccagtgtcaggcaCATGGACGCCTGCCCGAATTGGCTTTGATCAAGTGGGGagctcccccacatggtaacattgatgtgatggttgcgCAGATGACTAGCACatttgtttctgcggcagaaaacgcaatcactcgctctttagggtgcccaaaGTGTAAGGAAGTCCGTTGGTAGTCGCAGgaaatcgctgaagcaattaaagagagttggcgagctctacagcggcataagcggcacccttccctggagcaccacaCAGCCTTCAAACGTctcactatgccgggcactatgccgggcactatgccgggcactatgccgggcactatgccgggcactatgccgggcactatgccgggcactatgccgggcactatgccgggcactatgccgggcactatgccgggcactatgccgggcactatgccgggcactatgccgggcactatgccgggcactatgccgggcactatgccgggcactatgccgggcactatgccgggcactatgccgggcactatgccgggcactatgccgggcactatgccgggcactatgccgggcactatgccgggcactatgccgggcactatgccgggcactatgccgggcactatgccgggcactatgccgggcactatgccgggcactatgccgggcactatgccgggcactatgccgggcactatgccgggcactatgccgggcactatgccgggcactatgccgggcactatgccgggcactatgccgggcactatgccgggcactatgccgggcactatgccgggcactatgccgggcactatgccgggcactatgccgggcactatgccgggcactatgccgggcactatgccgggcactatgccgggcactatgccgggcactatgccgggcactatgccgggcactatgccgggcactatgccgggcactatgccgggcactatgccgggcactatgccgggcactatgccgggcactatgccgggcactatgccgggcactatgccgggcactatgccgggcactatgccgggcactatgccgggcactggctcagagaattaccccccagccttttgcacactcAAACGGCTGCTGGAAGGGAACGCCCCCTTTCACTACACGCAGCAGTGTATCCTATAACACCCAATTTACGGAGTGGGAGCTCCtcggtgcccttgcacattgccccgacacagctcctgggtctgatcggatccacagccagatgataaaacctctcatctgactacaagcgacatcttccagtcatcttcaaccagattttGTGCAATGGTGTCtttctgtcgcaatggcgggacaacactatcattctggtgctcaaacccggtaaatacctgcttgatgtggatagctattgctccatcagcctcaccaacgttctttgtaagctgctggaacatatggtatgtcggcagttgggttgggtgctggagtcacgtggccattaacggcctagcagcagctgtcgggccctcactcaccttctctatatgcagacgacttttgcatttcgtactgctgctccagtactattgct carries:
- the LOC124742292 gene encoding elastin-like; protein product: PGIVPGIVPGIVPGIVPGIVPGIVPGIVPGIVPGIVPGIVPGIVPGIVPGIVPGIVPGIVPGIVPGIVPGIVPGIVPGIVPGIVPGIVPGIVPGIVPGIVPGIVPGIVPGIVPGIVPGIVPGIVPGIVPGIVPGIVPGIVPGIVPGIVPGIVPGIVPGIVPGIVPGIVPGIVPGIVPGIVPGIVPGIVPGIVPGIVPGIVPGIVPGIVPGIVPGIVPGIVPGIVPGIVPGIVPGIVPGIVPGIVPGIVPGIVRLPGIVPGIVPGIVPGIVPGIVPGIVPGIVPGIVPGIVPGIVPGIVPGIVPGIVPGIVPGIVPGIVPGIVPGIVPGIVPGIVPGIVPGIVPGIVPGIVPGIVPGIVPGIVPGIVPGIVPGIVPGIVPGIVPGIVPGIVPGIVPGIVPGIVPGIVPGIVPGIVPGIVPGIVPGIVPGIVPGIVPGIVPGIVPGIVPGIVPGIVPGIVPGIVRPLIPEMLAALDRQLEAEWAQQQPPAIICNPDQEERKRILFS